In Leptolyngbya sp. NIES-2104, the genomic window TGGAGCGGAACGATTCCCAGAGAGTTGATTTAACTGAGATCGAATCCCAATCAGTTCAGATTCAACTCGCGTTAGTCGTGATTCGACCAGTCCAATTTGTGCCTGAGCGGGCGAAAATAGCTGAATGACGGTGAGGATCAGAGCGCTGATGCCTGCAATGATGAGAAGTCGTTTCATGAACTAAGGATTAGGCTTTCTTTGATCCAATGAAATTAACCTATCTCTGTCATCACGCTTGCGACAGAACACGAATGAATCAGGGCTTGAAACCGAAAATCCTGATGCAGTTTCTCAAACACAGAATCATTTGCAGCAATTTCTCGGTATCCAGGAGCAAGCGCGATCGCACGTCTTAAATGTTCTAACGCCCAATCTGGATTATTCTGCATCGCGTAACAGCAAGCCTCGTAATAGAAGACTCCTGCATCATCTGGCTCGATCCCTAACGCTTTGTCATAAGAGACGATCGCTTCATCGAATCGTCCGGCATTTTGAAGGGCAGAACCGAGAGAAACCCAGCCTTCCGAATCATACGGCTCGATCATTAAGGCGCGAATGTAGCTACCGATCGCTTCATCATGCCGCTGGATGCTGTCTAAGATCGTGCCGCGATACTGCCAAACTTTCGGGTGATTGAGATGAAGGAGAAGTGCACGATCGAGGCTTTTCAGCGCTTCTTCCACTCGTTTGAGTTCCCACAAGATCAGCGCACGAACCACCCAGAGTTTAAAGTTTTGGGGATCGATCGTTAATGCGTGATCGATGTAGCTCAGAGCCGCTTCGAGTCGTCCGAGTTTGCGAAGTACGATCGCTTGATTTAACAGCGCAGACATTTCATTCGGCTGCATTTCCAAAGCTTGCGTAAAACTTGCACTTGCTCGTTCAAACTCGCCCATCGAACCGAGAATCATTCCCCGCATACACCAAGGCTGGTAGCTTTTTGGTGTGAGTGCGTTTCCTTTGGGAAGCAAAGCTAGTGCTGTATTAATACTTTCCAACGCTTCAGAATGCTGATCAAGCTTCCATAATCCGTAAGCTTTGAAGTTCCAGAGATGAACATCGTCAGGCTCAAATCTCAGCGCTTGATTCACGCTCTTGATGGCTTCGTGGTATGAGCCAAGTTTGCCGAGAATTTGCGCTCGATAGCCCCAAGCTTTGTAATACTTTGGCTGCAATTCGACTGTTTTTTCTAAACTTCGGAGTGCTTCTTGATAGCGTCCCAAGTAGGCAAGGGCTTTTCCTCGCTGATACCAGGGTTTAGGATTCTGGGGATCGAGTTTGATCGCTTGATCGTATTGTGCGATCGCTGTGTCGTAGCGTTTCAGTTTGATCAAGGCTTGCCCACAGTTGTACCAGGCTTTTGCGTCGGTGCATCCGAGTTCAAAGGTTTTTTCATAGCAAGCGATCGCGGCTTCAAATCGTCCGAGTTTGCCCAGAACATAGCCGCGATACTGCCAAGCATCGGGGTCGGTGGTTTCGGCGTGATCGAGACAAGCGATCGCGGCTTCGTACCAACCGTTCTGGCAAAGTGCGATCGCACGTCCCAGCCAACCTTGAGAAGCGTTTTTGTTATCGCAGCTTATGTTTGTCATAGCACCTCCAAATCACACTAAACCTACGTTTAGTGGTTTCATTAAGTTATGTTTGATTACGTTGAAGGTGATGCAACCCGATTTTGGGAATTCAACCAGACCCCTGAGTGATGAGCTAAGATCAGCGTTCTTGCTGACCCCTGACTCGAAATCTCCGTAAGGTGATACGTAATGCTATACCTTACTTCCGTAATTCTGCTTAGATATCCGGGGAACGTCAACGGAGTTTACACATCTTTCATTAAGCGGCTGTGATTACGAACTCCAGACAAACGACTGATTCAGATCACTGAAGCCTTGCATTGCCTCTATCTATTTATCGTTTGTTGCTAGTCTTAATAATCTGTTACATAATAGGTGGAGCTAGATAAACAAAATGCTTATGTTCGGCGGATTTACTGGCTTTAAGCCCCCTTCCAATAAAACGGATTTTGGCGAACAAATGCTGAACTCTGTCCTGAGCCAATCGATTCGCCACTTATTTACGCAAAGTGAATCTGTGGATGTCGCCTTGAAATGTTTTCCATCGAGCAAGCTACTGCAAGGAAGTATTGATAGTTTCAAGATGAGCGGGCGTGGGTTGCTGATTCGCCGCGAGTTCTGGGTTGAGGAGATGTGGTTTGAAACCGATGCGGTGTCGATCGATTTCGGTTCTGTTCTCTCTGGAAAGATCCGCCTCAAACAAGCCGCGCAAGCAGTCGCGAAAGTGATTTTGACCGAGGCAGGAATTAACAAGGCGTTTCGATCGGAACTCGTCAAGCCTCGAATGGAAAATGTAACTGATCCTGCTTTGATGAATCTTTCTGGAGGCGAACCCGTCTCGTTTTCGGATGTCGAATTGAAGTTGCTTCCCGAAAATCAGATTCAGATTTTTGCAAAAGCAAGCTTACCGAATGGGTTAATTCCGATTAATTTGACTGCCACGATCGAGATCGAACGTCGTCGCCGCATTCTGTTCCAAAATCCTCAATTTGTCGGCGGTGAGATTCCTGAAGACCAACGGGGCGTTTCAGAGCTTTTAAGCAATACATTTGCTGAGATTCTGAATAACATGGTGGATCTCGATCGCTTTAATCTTGATGGCGTAACAATGCGCCTGAATCGATTGGAAACCGAAGGCGATAAGCTAATTTTCAGCGGTTATGCAGAAGTAACACATTTTCCAAAACAGGGTTAATATTGAGCCTCGTGGTTTATCATTCCGAATCGATGGAACAGGAAATCTACGAGTCTTGGAACCAGAAAGCTCAGGATTGGGACATTCAGGTTGGGGATTTGGGCGATCGTAATCGCATTCTCAATTCTGATCCGGTGTTGTGGCAATTTGTTGGCGATGTCAACGAGCGGCTTGTTTTGGATGCAGGTTGTGGAACTGGGTATCTATCGCGCCAACTTGCTCAGAAAGGTGCGATTGTCACCGGGATTGATTTGTCTTCTGAAATGATCGCGCTCGCTCAACAAAAATCGGCAGGATCATCGATCGACTTTCACCAAGATTCTTGCTCAGAACTCAGAACACTTCCAGATGAAGACTTCGATTTGCTTGTTTCTAACTATGTTCTGATGGATCTACCCGATTTAGAAGAGGCAATTCAAGCTTTCTACCGAGTCTTGAAACCGGGCGGAGTCGCAGTTTTAGTGTTTTCACATCCTTGTTTTGATCAAGGAGCGGCGGTTTTGCATGACGATCGATCCATCATTTATCACTGGAAAGAATCGTACTTCGGGCGGCAGAAACGTCAAGACCTACCGTGGAAGCACTTTACCAGCGATTTCATTTGGTTTCACCGACCTCTATCGGATTATTGGAAAGCATTTAAGGCAGCGGGCTTCGATGTGATTGATTTTGAGGAGCCGAGACTAAAGGGTGATCGAGCACATCTCGCCAAAAACGAACAAGAATTATTCAAGTGTCAGAATCTTCCTTATTCTGTCGTTTTCAAGTTGTCGAAGCCGTCCTGACCTTGGATAGAGTGCTCAAAAATTGCAAAACTACGAGAATCTGTCAGTTTTGAATTCTGACAATTCGCCTAGAATGACCCTGCTAAATATAGTTTGCAGAAAGACATGAGCAAAATTTTGCAGGGTTTGATTCGTCTGACACTTCTTTTTTCTTGCTGTTTGCTAGTTTCTAGCGCGTTTCCGCAGGCTATCGCCGCAGAACAGTATGACGACATCGCACAACAGGAAATTCCTTCACCAATCTACGCTTGCTGGCGGCTTTCTTATTCATTCAATGGCACGATCGCTGAAAGAGAATTGAAGCTAGAAGGCGATCGAGGAATGCTCTCGACTCTTACGGCAAAACCATCTGTCATTCCGGTAAAAGTCAGTGATGTAGACACGGATGGATGGTTACGGCGACAAATGTTTCTATGGTCGAATCGGTTAAAGCAGCGATCGACAACTGAGTATGAACTTGCACAAGTGAAGCAGCGAATTGAAAGTGGAAGTCTGAACGGTGAAGCGTTAGAGCGTGCAAAGAAAATTCAGCAAAATCTTCAGATGATTCTAAGCGATCCGAATGCTCAAGCTACTGTGCTCAAAGATGCCAAAGCGGATGTAGTTTTGGGATTTCGGCAGACACAGCAAAAGATTGAATCAGAATCAAAATTGGCAGAACAACAACTTGAAGAACAAATCAAACAGCGGACTGCACAAATTCGATCATTGCTAAGTGACGAAAAACAGCGATCGCAACTCGATGACCAAATCAAACAACTTAATGCAGCGATTAGTTCAGGTCAGTTGAAAGACGAACAATTGCAACAAGCCAAACGTACGCTGAGTGAGCTGCAAACGCTCCGATCGAATCCAAGCTCGATCGATCAACGCGCTAAAGAATTTCGGACTCTACAGCTTCAGAACGTTCAGCGCCGCAAGCGCGACCTACTTGATCAAGCGCAAACCGAGTTAAGCAAGCAAATGTTGATTTTGGACAATTCTGATAATGTCTTGATGCTTGTGACTGCTCAACCAGAGAAGGAGCAAAAAGCTGGAGGTTTCAGCCCTCAAGCTTTCTCACTGCAACTCAAAGACGGGAACTACAGCGCTAAGACTTGTAATGTTCAAGGCGAGTGCTTTCCGGTTGAAGTCAAAGCTTGTCCGAAGCGTTAATTTCTTAGACTTTGTACCAGTATTAATCTGGTACAAAGCTTTAGTGAATAGTGAACGATTGCACTAAATTGATACGACGAAGTTCATGCAGAGCATGGCAAGGAGACTTGAAGAATGACGACTGGTATCAAAACTCCTAGTGATTTTTACTTACGGTTGGTAATAGAGTTTCCGCCGCGCCCAATTCAAGATGAAGCATTGCTACGAGCAACGCAAGATCGGATTAATCAAGTCTTGAACCATCCTTTGAATGATGATACTCGCGATTATCTGCGGGTTCTAGGGATGTTGATTTATGAGTATGAAGAACAGACAGAAGCGTTTCCCAAACTAACGGATGAAGAGCGTATCCAGGCATTAGAGGAAGATTCAGCTAGTTAAGAATACGATCGCCAAAAAACACCCGCTTCAAACTGTCACGATCGAACTTCCTTCCTTCATAATGGGTGATTGTTCAAACGATCGTGATTGCTCATGCCCAATTGGTTGATTGCTGGTGGATTTGTGATGATTCCGCTGCTGCTGTTTTCGATCCTGGCAGTGGTACTGATTCTGGAACGATCGCTGTTCTGGGTTAAGATTTCTCAGCGTCAACAGCGAGTCGCGAGAGAAGTCCTGAGCGTGTATAAACGCAATCCGATCGCGGCATTTCAAATGCTGGAAAAAAATGCAGATTTGCCGATCGCTAGAATTTTCATTGCGGCTCTGGAACTCGAACAAGCGACCCCTGAAGAATTTCGATTAGCACTCGAAAGCGCGGGACTGGCAGAGATTCCATTGCTGAAACGATTTAATACAATCTTCGATACGATCGTCGGTCTTGCTCCCTTACTCGGATTGCTTGGAACGATCACAGGGTTGATCACTTCATTTTCTTCATTGGGAATCGGTGACATCGCTGGAACGAATACTAGAGGTGTGACAGGCGGGATTAGTGAAGCGCTTGTTTCAACGGCATCCGGCTTAGTAGTCGCGATCTTCACTTTATTTTTTGCCAATATGTTCCGGGGACTCTATACCCGCCAACTAGCGTTAATTCAAGAATATGGCGGGCAATTAGAATTGCTGTACCGCCGCCGTCATGCAATGTGAGGTTAAACAATGCGCCTACCTGAAGAACCGGATCTGCCACCCCAAATTTATATTGCACCGCTGATCGATGTGGTGTTTGCGCTGCTGACCTTCTTTATTATTTCGACTTTGTTTTTAACGCGATCGCAAGGTCTGCCCGTTGCACTTCCCAGAGCCGTTACCGCTGAATCTCAGAAAGCGCCTCAAATCGTGGTGACGATCGATCAAAAAGGAGAAATTGCCGTCGATAAAAAGTCGATCGTCATTGATACGCTTCCGGCTGCCGTTCGGGAAATTCTCACCCGCAATCCTAAATCGGTTGTTATTATCCAAGCCGATGAACGAGTTCCACATGGGCAAGTGATTACCGTGATGGATCGATTGCGATCAATTCCTGGGATTCGCCTCGGTATCGCAACTCGCCAACCATAACGAAAGCTGAACAATTCTGAGAAAAATCCTAATGTGATCTGGTTGACATCAAGCGCATCTTCTGGTGCAAATGAGCTGCTTAAAGATTTCTTAAGCTTTCATCCGCCAAACGTAACATTTCCACAGTTCTCATAACATTTTTTTATTAATGAACACAGATTCTCTTAAGTGAAGCTTATTGAAATCCTGATATGATTCAGATCGTCCGAGCCTATGCACCGGAGAACAGTCGGAATAAACAAACTGTCTCCAAACATGGGATCATGTATGGCAAGCTGATCCCCAGTGATTAGGTATGAATGCCGACCACATTCGGTCAGGGAATTTTCCTGGTCACTGTTGGTGATGTCTGCTCAAGGTTTTCCATCGTTTTTCATTACAGGAAGGGAGATATGTCCTACGCTCAAACCCAAACCCAAGCGAAAGCTGGGTATAAGGCTGGGGTACAAGATTACCGCTTAACGTACTACACCCCAGACTACACGCCTAAAGATACCGATATTTTGGCAGCGTTCCGGGTGACTCCTCAACCTGGCGTTCCTCCCGAAGAAGCTGCTGCTGCTGTTGCTGCTGAATCCTCGACGGGCACATGGACGACCGTTTGGACGGACTTGTTAACCGACCTCGATCGCTACAAAGGACGCTGCTACGATATCGAGCCTGTCCGTGGCGAAGATAGCCAATTCATCGCTTACATTGCATATCCGCTCGACCTGTTTGAAGAAGGATCGGTCACGAACCTGCTGACTTCGTTAGTGGGTAATGTCTTCGGCTTCAAAGCGTTGAAAGCGCTGCGTCTTGAAGATTTGCGGATTCCCGTTGCTTACTTGAAAACCTTCCAAGGTCCTCCTCACGGAATTCAAGTCGAGCGCGACAAAATCAACAAATATGGTCGCCCGCTGCTCGGCTGTACCATCAAGCCAAAACTCGGTCTGTCCGCGAAGAACTACGGACGTGCAGTGTACGAATGTCTGCGCGGCGGTTTGGACTTCACCAAAGACGACGAAAACATCAACTCGCAGCCGTTCCAACGGTGGCGCGATCGCTTCTTGTTCGTGGCTGATGCCATCCACAAGTCGCAAGCAGAAACAGGTGAAATCAAAGGTCACTACCTCAACGTGACCGCTGCGACCTGCGAAGATATGCTCGAACGTGCAGCATTTGCGAAAGAACTCGAAATGCCGATCATCATGCACGACTTCTTGACCGCAGGTTTCACCGCAAACACCACCTTGGCGAAATGGTGCCGTGCGAACGGTGTGCTGTTGCACATTCACCGTGCAATGCACGCTGTGATTGACCGTCAGAAGAACCACGGTATCCACTTCCGCGTGTTGTCCAAGTGCTTGCGGATGTCGGGCGGAGACCATATCCACACCGGAACCGTTGTGGGTAAACTCGAAGGCGACAAAGCGATCACCCTTGGTTTCATCGACTTGCTGCGTGAAAACTATGTTGAGCGTGATCCGTCCCGTGGTGTCTACTTCACTCAAGACTGGGCATCGATGCCGGGTGTGATGGCGGTTGCTTCGGGTGGTATTCACGTCTGGCACATGCCTGCACTGGTTGAAATCTTCGGAGATGACTCCGTGCTTCAGTTCGGTGGTGGAACCCTCGGACACCCCTGGGGTAACGCGCCGGGTGCAACCGCGAACCGTGTTGCGCTTGAAGCTTGCGTCCAAGCTCGGAACGAAGGTCGTGACCTCATGCGTGAAGGCGGCGACATTATTCGTGAAGCTTGCCGCTGGTCACCTGAATTGGCAACAGCTTGTGAACTGTGGAAAGAAATCAAGTTCGAGTTTGAAGCTGTTGATACCGTCTGATGACCAATTGATCGCGGATTTTAGAGTTTGGGCAGTCTGTCCAGGCTCTAAAATCTAAAACTCATCATCCACATCATGGATCTGAAGCGAATTGCGAAAGATACGTCGAAGACGCTGATTAGCTACTTGACGTATCAGGCTGTCCGAGTTGTTTATGCTCAGCTAGACGAAACTGATCCAAAAAAGGCTTACTGGCTGCACAAGTTTTCCTCACGGGAAAGTATCACAGACGGGGAAGCGTTTATGGAAGCAATGTTTCGAGAACGGCAAGATTTAGCGTTTCGGATTTTGACGGTGAGAGAACATCTTGCTGAAGAGATCGCGGATGTACTGCCGGAAATGTTGCGATCGTCAATGCAGCAATCGAACATGGAACAACGCCGCAAACAGCTCGAACGCATGACGCAAGTCGATTTAACGATCGAATCACAAGATTCCGACCCTGATCACTAACATTCTTGAGGATTTCATGAAAACTCTACCCAAAGAGCAGCGTTTTGAGACGTTTTCTTATCTGCCTGCTTTGACCGACGCTCAAATCGCGCGTCAGATTCAATATACGATCGACCAAGGTTATTTCCCTTGCGTCGAGTTCAACGAATCTTCTGCACCAGAAATCTACTACTGGACAATGTGGAAGTTGCCGCTGTTCAGTGCCAAAAATCCCCAAGAAGTCTTGAACGAAGTGCAACAGTGCCGCTCTGAATACTCAAACTGCTACATCCGTGTAGTTGCGTTTGACAATATTAAACAGTGCCAAGTGATGAGCTTTATCGTTCACAAACCGGGTTCTTCTAGTGGCAGCGGTTATCGCTATTAATTTTTGATTCGCAGAGTTAGTTCTGCAAATTCGAGGAGGTGGATTGTTCCATCTCCTTTTTTATTGTGAAAATGGGGATGAATCAAGAAATTCTAGAAGCAATAGCTTAAAGTAGTCTAGAAGTTCTTGATCCAGTGCCGTGAGAGATGATTTTGATTCAAAGACAAAGCATACACTTGCTCTTCGTGTAGGTCATCGCTGTTCTAATCCAAACTGCCGAAAGTCAACAAGTGGACCGCAAGAAGATGCCACAGGAGCAGTAAATATTGGAGTTGCAGCGCATATCTCAGCAGCTTCACCAGGTGGAAAGCGATATGATTTGCGTATGACATCCCAAGAAAGAAAATCTATAGATAATGGAATATGGCTTTGTCAAAACTGCGCCAAGCTAATTGATAGTGACGAAAGAAGATTTTCAGGTGATTTGCTCATTGCTTGGAAACAAACTTCTGAACGTGCTGCACTTCTAGCAGTTGAGAACTCAGCACCCTTGCCCGGATCAACGCAAGATGAAGATATTGAACTTGTAAGATTTTATTCGCAATGTTTTGATCGACCTGCTTTTCAAGATCCTTTTCACGAGGAGGGTTCGATGGAGGCGTTTGATAAAGCAATTGAAGATACTATTACTGCGATCAGTACAGGTTCTTTACGTGCAAGAGATGGTGTGGTACTGACCCAATCTAAGGGCAAGTCCTACATATCTAACCTGCAATGGCGAGAGAGAATGGATGTAATTGTTGATCTTCTACGCGCTACTCGTTCTAGATATTCCTTAGCAGTACAAAAGGGGCAAATTCATATCGGTCCCGAACACGAAGGGCGCAGATTCTATCATATTCGCGATTCTCAAGTAGGAGAGTGGATGAATAGTACCAGATCCGAAATTATTCAGCTTTTTTCTGGATTATGCGAAGAGGTAGGAATACCGCCTCTACAGTTTCCCAGACATTACAGAAAATCCAAATATTGGTAACACAGCTTAGTTAAAAATCTTCT contains:
- a CDS encoding tetratricopeptide repeat protein, with amino-acid sequence MTNISCDNKNASQGWLGRAIALCQNGWYEAAIACLDHAETTDPDAWQYRGYVLGKLGRFEAAIACYEKTFELGCTDAKAWYNCGQALIKLKRYDTAIAQYDQAIKLDPQNPKPWYQRGKALAYLGRYQEALRSLEKTVELQPKYYKAWGYRAQILGKLGSYHEAIKSVNQALRFEPDDVHLWNFKAYGLWKLDQHSEALESINTALALLPKGNALTPKSYQPWCMRGMILGSMGEFERASASFTQALEMQPNEMSALLNQAIVLRKLGRLEAALSYIDHALTIDPQNFKLWVVRALILWELKRVEEALKSLDRALLLHLNHPKVWQYRGTILDSIQRHDEAIGSYIRALMIEPYDSEGWVSLGSALQNAGRFDEAIVSYDKALGIEPDDAGVFYYEACCYAMQNNPDWALEHLRRAIALAPGYREIAANDSVFEKLHQDFRFQALIHSCSVASVMTEIG
- a CDS encoding DUF2993 domain-containing protein, which gives rise to MFGGFTGFKPPSNKTDFGEQMLNSVLSQSIRHLFTQSESVDVALKCFPSSKLLQGSIDSFKMSGRGLLIRREFWVEEMWFETDAVSIDFGSVLSGKIRLKQAAQAVAKVILTEAGINKAFRSELVKPRMENVTDPALMNLSGGEPVSFSDVELKLLPENQIQIFAKASLPNGLIPINLTATIEIERRRRILFQNPQFVGGEIPEDQRGVSELLSNTFAEILNNMVDLDRFNLDGVTMRLNRLETEGDKLIFSGYAEVTHFPKQG
- a CDS encoding class I SAM-dependent methyltransferase, translated to MEQEIYESWNQKAQDWDIQVGDLGDRNRILNSDPVLWQFVGDVNERLVLDAGCGTGYLSRQLAQKGAIVTGIDLSSEMIALAQQKSAGSSIDFHQDSCSELRTLPDEDFDLLVSNYVLMDLPDLEEAIQAFYRVLKPGGVAVLVFSHPCFDQGAAVLHDDRSIIYHWKESYFGRQKRQDLPWKHFTSDFIWFHRPLSDYWKAFKAAGFDVIDFEEPRLKGDRAHLAKNEQELFKCQNLPYSVVFKLSKPS
- a CDS encoding MotA/TolQ/ExbB proton channel family protein, producing the protein MPNWLIAGGFVMIPLLLFSILAVVLILERSLFWVKISQRQQRVAREVLSVYKRNPIAAFQMLEKNADLPIARIFIAALELEQATPEEFRLALESAGLAEIPLLKRFNTIFDTIVGLAPLLGLLGTITGLITSFSSLGIGDIAGTNTRGVTGGISEALVSTASGLVVAIFTLFFANMFRGLYTRQLALIQEYGGQLELLYRRRHAM
- a CDS encoding biopolymer transporter ExbD — encoded protein: MRLPEEPDLPPQIYIAPLIDVVFALLTFFIISTLFLTRSQGLPVALPRAVTAESQKAPQIVVTIDQKGEIAVDKKSIVIDTLPAAVREILTRNPKSVVIIQADERVPHGQVITVMDRLRSIPGIRLGIATRQP
- a CDS encoding form I ribulose bisphosphate carboxylase large subunit — encoded protein: MSYAQTQTQAKAGYKAGVQDYRLTYYTPDYTPKDTDILAAFRVTPQPGVPPEEAAAAVAAESSTGTWTTVWTDLLTDLDRYKGRCYDIEPVRGEDSQFIAYIAYPLDLFEEGSVTNLLTSLVGNVFGFKALKALRLEDLRIPVAYLKTFQGPPHGIQVERDKINKYGRPLLGCTIKPKLGLSAKNYGRAVYECLRGGLDFTKDDENINSQPFQRWRDRFLFVADAIHKSQAETGEIKGHYLNVTAATCEDMLERAAFAKELEMPIIMHDFLTAGFTANTTLAKWCRANGVLLHIHRAMHAVIDRQKNHGIHFRVLSKCLRMSGGDHIHTGTVVGKLEGDKAITLGFIDLLRENYVERDPSRGVYFTQDWASMPGVMAVASGGIHVWHMPALVEIFGDDSVLQFGGGTLGHPWGNAPGATANRVALEACVQARNEGRDLMREGGDIIREACRWSPELATACELWKEIKFEFEAVDTV
- a CDS encoding chaperonin family protein RbcX, whose product is MDLKRIAKDTSKTLISYLTYQAVRVVYAQLDETDPKKAYWLHKFSSRESITDGEAFMEAMFRERQDLAFRILTVREHLAEEIADVLPEMLRSSMQQSNMEQRRKQLERMTQVDLTIESQDSDPDH
- a CDS encoding ribulose bisphosphate carboxylase small subunit, whose translation is MKTLPKEQRFETFSYLPALTDAQIARQIQYTIDQGYFPCVEFNESSAPEIYYWTMWKLPLFSAKNPQEVLNEVQQCRSEYSNCYIRVVAFDNIKQCQVMSFIVHKPGSSSGSGYRY